A genomic stretch from Caminicella sporogenes DSM 14501 includes:
- a CDS encoding TIGR01906 family membrane protein gives MIKYKSVKYIFIFRLLLIIFLPMTILLTILEFYAFNKEFYLIEFDKYNIYKTTKMNKEDISKVADKLISYMKGEINNLNITAKINGITDEVFGQREKQHMIDVQILFNRGFKLRKISFIVSLLSLFGITFLAQDRKRELFKVLLWAGIIPLILMIILFILLKINFYKYFTIFHKIFFTNDLWLLNPETDILIQMLPLGFFIDMCIRILTIFIVILFADVIISYFALNKFLN, from the coding sequence ATGATAAAATATAAAAGTGTTAAGTATATTTTTATATTTAGATTATTACTTATTATTTTTTTACCAATGACTATATTACTAACTATTTTAGAATTTTATGCATTTAATAAAGAATTTTATTTGATAGAATTTGATAAGTATAACATATATAAGACTACCAAAATGAATAAAGAAGATATATCTAAAGTTGCTGATAAATTAATATCCTATATGAAGGGAGAAATTAATAATTTAAATATTACTGCAAAAATAAATGGAATAACAGATGAAGTTTTTGGACAGCGTGAAAAACAACATATGATAGATGTACAGATATTATTTAATCGTGGTTTTAAATTGAGAAAAATTAGTTTTATTGTGAGTTTGTTATCTTTATTTGGAATAACATTTTTGGCACAAGATAGAAAGAGAGAATTATTTAAAGTATTATTGTGGGCTGGAATAATACCGCTTATTTTAATGATAATTCTCTTTATCCTTTTAAAAATAAACTTTTACAAATATTTTACGATTTTTCATAAAATATTTTTTACAAATGATTTATGGCTTCTTAATCCTGAAACAGATATACTAATTCAAATGTTGCCCCTTGGATTTTTTATAGATATGTGTATAAGGATTTTGACAATTTTTATAGTGATATTATTTGCTGATGTAATAATATCATATTTTGCATTAAACAAATTTTTAAATTGA
- a CDS encoding sensor domain-containing diguanylate cyclase has product MLLRSIRTKFLIYLLLFSLISLSFMAYFGYNSAKKFIYQIEKEKVNFFCENVEEKFTELFNNSNDTLFFLKYITEEILNKINSEHKIESHIRSVFFNFVKTNRQYEGIRLIDKYGNERISVNKSQIFDNNHFEKSNQYRKNEYYIKEGLKLKKEEVFISEIYLLYIKSENTFKPMIDLLTPVYKGKELEGFLILTVDIDYILEDIEKLKTKNKYQNIIIIDENGDYLLDFLNTKKEYVRKDLNKKKNFKEDYPQFYNKIVNSKSLNINLDKTNMIAWYPINIEKLNNKKLFLLIKVDIKQYLSSFIKFREVFIIQIVVIILILIIIGMMLTKHFTAPILKLSEAALSIGKGYFDIDLDIKTNDELEVLSNNIKNMAWELENMYKNMQEIVDEKTKKLKEAHEILEEMAIKDPLTGLYNRHYFNQYIQNFEFEEAKKHKKLMILIIDVDEFKYINDNYGHNIGDIVLMEVAKLLKNSSRESDIVVRYGGDEFLVILFDSDMKIVEKFINRFNDNLKHWNKTSNVLNHDLTVSIGYDEYNEGQNILEVINNADKMMYRNKMAKKRKIKKEVKDDKI; this is encoded by the coding sequence ATGCTACTAAGGAGTATAAGAACAAAATTTTTAATTTATTTATTGTTATTTTCATTGATTTCTTTAAGTTTTATGGCTTATTTTGGGTATAATAGTGCTAAAAAATTTATCTATCAAATAGAAAAGGAAAAAGTAAATTTTTTCTGTGAAAATGTAGAAGAAAAATTTACGGAATTATTCAATAATTCAAATGATACACTTTTTTTTCTTAAATATATAACAGAGGAAATTTTAAATAAAATAAATTCTGAACATAAAATTGAAAGTCATATAAGAAGTGTATTTTTTAATTTTGTAAAAACTAATAGGCAGTATGAAGGAATAAGGTTAATTGATAAATATGGGAATGAAAGGATAAGTGTAAATAAAAGCCAGATTTTTGATAATAATCATTTTGAAAAGAGTAATCAATATAGAAAAAATGAATATTATATCAAAGAAGGGTTAAAACTGAAAAAAGAAGAGGTTTTTATTAGTGAAATTTATTTATTATATATAAAGAGTGAAAATACCTTTAAACCCATGATTGATTTATTAACTCCTGTTTATAAGGGAAAAGAACTTGAAGGGTTTTTGATTTTAACTGTAGATATAGATTATATATTAGAAGATATTGAAAAATTAAAAACTAAGAATAAATATCAAAATATAATAATAATTGATGAAAATGGAGATTATTTATTAGATTTTTTGAATACGAAAAAAGAATATGTAAGAAAAGATTTAAATAAGAAAAAGAATTTTAAAGAAGATTACCCACAATTTTACAATAAGATAGTAAATAGTAAATCACTCAATATTAATTTGGACAAGACAAATATGATAGCTTGGTATCCAATTAATATAGAAAAATTAAATAACAAAAAATTATTTTTACTTATTAAAGTAGATATAAAACAGTATCTTTCTTCATTTATAAAATTTAGAGAGGTTTTTATTATTCAAATAGTGGTTATTATTTTAATATTAATTATTATAGGTATGATGTTAACAAAACATTTTACTGCTCCAATTTTAAAATTGTCAGAAGCTGCGTTAAGTATTGGGAAAGGATATTTTGATATAGATTTAGATATAAAGACGAATGATGAGCTTGAGGTACTATCAAATAATATAAAGAATATGGCTTGGGAATTAGAAAATATGTATAAAAACATGCAAGAAATAGTAGATGAAAAAACTAAGAAACTTAAGGAAGCTCATGAAATTTTGGAAGAGATGGCTATAAAAGACCCTTTGACAGGACTTTATAATAGACATTATTTTAATCAGTATATACAAAATTTTGAATTTGAAGAAGCAAAAAAACATAAAAAATTGATGATATTAATAATAGATGTAGATGAGTTTAAATATATAAATGATAATTATGGACATAATATAGGCGATATAGTTCTTATGGAAGTAGCAAAACTTTTAAAAAATTCATCGAGAGAAAGTGATATAGTAGTTAGATATGGAGGAGATGAGTTTTTAGTTATTTTGTTTGATAGCGATATGAAAATAGTTGAAAAATTTATAAATAGGTTTAATGATAATTTAAAGCATTGGAATAAGACATCAAACGTGTTAAATCATGATTTAACTGTTAGTATAGGATATGATGAATACAATGAAGGTCAAAATATACTTGAAGTAATAAATAATGCAGATAAGATGATGTATAGAAATAAAATGGCAAAAAAAAGAAAAATAAAAAAAGAGGTAAAAGATGATAAAATATAA
- a CDS encoding response regulator transcription factor: MGKRILVVDDEHHILELIQFNLEVNGFDVLTCDNGEDAVKISKEEEIDLIILDLMLPGINGIEVCKMIREKYHSDVPIIMLTAKGEERDKIQGLEIGADDYITKPFSIGELIARIKAVLRRTEDKSKINDKVIKVKNIVIDTEKHEVQRDNEILELTLKEFELLKMLALNRGKVLSRDVILDKIWGYEYYGDTRTVDVHIRHLRKKIGDTSGEFIETVRGVGYKMR; encoded by the coding sequence ATGGGAAAGAGAATTTTAGTTGTAGATGATGAACATCATATTTTAGAGTTAATACAGTTTAATTTAGAAGTTAATGGATTTGATGTATTGACTTGTGATAATGGTGAAGATGCAGTAAAAATATCAAAAGAAGAAGAGATAGATTTAATAATACTTGACTTGATGCTTCCCGGAATAAATGGAATAGAAGTATGTAAAATGATAAGAGAAAAATATCATTCAGATGTTCCAATTATAATGCTTACTGCTAAAGGAGAAGAAAGAGATAAGATACAAGGATTAGAGATAGGTGCTGATGATTATATAACAAAGCCGTTTAGTATAGGAGAACTTATAGCAAGAATAAAGGCTGTACTTAGAAGAACAGAAGATAAAAGTAAAATAAACGATAAAGTTATAAAAGTGAAAAATATTGTAATAGATACTGAAAAGCATGAAGTTCAAAGAGATAATGAAATATTAGAACTCACTTTAAAAGAATTTGAACTTTTAAAAATGTTGGCTTTAAACAGAGGAAAAGTTTTATCAAGAGATGTAATATTAGATAAAATATGGGGATATGAATATTACGGAGATACAAGAACTGTAGATGTTCATATTAGGCATCTGAGAAAGAAAATAGGAGATACTAGTGGTGAATTTATAGAAACCGTTAGAGGTGTAGGTTATAAAATGAGATAG
- the addB gene encoding helicase-exonuclease AddAB subunit AddB translates to MKLRYILGRAGTGKTHLIFNEIKKRLEEGGENKLILLVPEQFTLQTEYDLIAKTDIHGIMRVEVLSFERLAYKVFSEVGGLKKIDIDELGKIMVLRRLFDKYSYELKLYQKAFKQQGFLSNFCSLISEFKRNDISPELIRESLISFDEDIILKKKLEDISFIYEKFNSYMDGRYTDEEDKFNMLIEKIGEAKFLNSAEVWIDEFSGFTSQEYKVLEKILLNAKKVNIALTIDTNKDVKDKDLFMPTNETFKKLREIANRYGIKETKTDLNKKQNELIHKSEDLRHLEREIYAFPYRKYRKRPESIEIFSGTNQYTEIENAAIKILSLVRDKGYRWKDIALVTGAMDVYGPIIKRVFSEYGVPYFLDEKRSIMNNPIVKLILSSLDALYRNFKYEDVFRFVKTGFCNIDKEEIEKLENYVLRWGIEGNKWFEEFIYEDEDIETINQIRKKFIKPFENIKTKLKKKSTVEEISTYLFEFLQELNIEEKLDDWIDKLREEGRLEYVNENTQIWNILIKIFDQLVEILGDTKVNLREYRKILEAGFSQYEVGIIPPTIDQVLIGNLERSKSHEIKALFVVGVNDGILPSSFKDEGLLVDEEKLIIKNMGLPIYSDSETKIREEQFSIYTALSKPKEYLWISYALSDIEGRALRPSILIDRFKKLYPKLIIKSDIPKTVEEDKKRQESLVSTKIATFKYLIENLRRKVDGNNIYDLWYEVYDWYFNNDDWKDKLDMVIEGLFHNNQEGYIGEEKARSLYNVPFKSSISRFEKFVNCPFAHFINFGLKPQERKEYKIKTPDLGRLFHASMEKFAKTLKLEDLSWRELNREKCDEIVEKIIDEITPQFENNILSSSYRYKYLINKLKRISKRAVWTLTEHIKKGDFKPSFYEFGFGDDLYSNAPPIIIELPNGEQIKIEGRIDRIDILEGDKRSYVKVIDYKSGNKKFSLSDVYYGLQIQLIVYLDAVLINKDKLMVNEAYPGGVFYFKLDDPMVESDGNDIEAIEKEIMKKLKMDGIIIKDINIAKAMDRDLEDEKNSSVIPVSLKKDGNFTKYSSVLEDEDMYNLIKHVRNLIIEIAGEILKGNIKIEPCKIDNRIYCEYCEYACICQFDKNFDNNNYRIIRKLSDEEVIKKIRDEIRGDLNAKMD, encoded by the coding sequence TTGAAACTGCGATATATATTGGGGAGAGCTGGGACAGGTAAAACACATTTAATTTTTAATGAAATAAAAAAGAGGTTGGAGGAAGGTGGAGAAAATAAACTTATATTGTTAGTTCCCGAGCAGTTTACACTTCAAACTGAGTATGATTTGATAGCTAAAACGGATATTCATGGAATAATGAGAGTAGAAGTTTTAAGTTTTGAAAGATTGGCTTATAAAGTTTTTAGTGAAGTAGGAGGATTAAAAAAAATAGATATAGATGAGCTAGGTAAAATAATGGTTTTGAGAAGACTTTTTGATAAATACAGCTATGAGCTTAAATTATACCAAAAGGCATTTAAGCAGCAGGGTTTTTTATCAAATTTTTGTTCTTTGATTTCAGAATTTAAAAGAAATGATATATCGCCGGAGTTGATAAGAGAAAGTCTTATTTCTTTTGATGAAGATATTATACTGAAAAAAAAATTAGAAGATATAAGTTTTATATATGAAAAATTTAATAGCTATATGGATGGTAGATATACTGATGAAGAAGATAAATTTAATATGCTCATTGAAAAAATAGGAGAAGCTAAGTTTTTAAATAGTGCAGAAGTTTGGATAGATGAATTTAGCGGATTTACTTCTCAAGAATACAAAGTTTTAGAAAAAATTCTTTTAAATGCTAAAAAAGTGAATATAGCTTTAACAATTGATACGAATAAAGATGTTAAAGATAAAGACCTTTTTATGCCGACAAATGAAACTTTTAAAAAACTTAGAGAAATAGCCAACAGATATGGCATAAAGGAAACAAAAACGGACCTCAATAAAAAACAAAATGAATTAATACATAAATCGGAGGATTTAAGACATTTGGAAAGAGAAATTTATGCCTTTCCCTACAGAAAGTATAGAAAAAGACCTGAAAGTATAGAAATATTTTCTGGAACTAATCAATATACGGAGATAGAAAATGCTGCAATAAAAATTTTGTCACTTGTAAGAGATAAAGGATATAGATGGAAGGATATAGCTTTAGTTACTGGAGCAATGGATGTGTATGGTCCTATTATAAAAAGAGTATTTAGTGAATATGGAGTACCTTATTTTTTAGATGAAAAGAGAAGTATAATGAATAATCCCATAGTTAAATTGATATTGTCTTCATTAGATGCATTATATAGAAATTTTAAATATGAAGATGTATTTAGATTTGTAAAGACTGGATTTTGTAATATAGATAAAGAAGAAATTGAAAAATTGGAAAACTATGTTTTGAGATGGGGGATAGAAGGAAATAAATGGTTTGAAGAATTTATATACGAAGATGAAGATATTGAGACAATAAATCAAATACGTAAAAAGTTTATAAAGCCATTTGAAAATATAAAGACGAAATTAAAGAAAAAGAGTACAGTTGAGGAGATAAGTACATATTTATTTGAATTTTTACAAGAGTTAAATATAGAAGAAAAACTTGATGATTGGATAGATAAATTAAGGGAAGAAGGCAGATTAGAGTATGTAAATGAAAATACTCAAATATGGAATATTCTTATAAAGATATTTGACCAATTAGTTGAAATTTTAGGAGATACAAAAGTAAATTTGAGAGAATATAGAAAGATTTTAGAGGCTGGATTTTCACAGTACGAGGTAGGTATAATACCTCCTACTATTGACCAAGTTTTAATAGGTAATCTTGAACGTTCAAAGAGTCATGAAATAAAAGCTCTTTTCGTTGTAGGAGTAAATGACGGAATACTGCCTTCTTCCTTTAAAGACGAAGGACTTTTAGTAGATGAAGAAAAACTTATTATAAAAAATATGGGTTTACCTATATATTCTGACAGCGAAACGAAGATAAGAGAAGAACAGTTTTCAATATATACAGCTCTTTCTAAACCTAAAGAATATTTATGGATAAGTTATGCATTATCTGATATAGAAGGCAGAGCACTTAGACCTTCAATATTAATAGACAGATTTAAAAAACTTTATCCAAAACTCATAATAAAGAGTGATATTCCTAAAACTGTTGAAGAAGATAAAAAAAGGCAGGAAAGCCTCGTTTCAACAAAGATAGCAACTTTTAAGTATCTGATAGAGAATTTAAGACGAAAGGTTGATGGAAACAATATATATGACTTATGGTATGAAGTTTATGACTGGTATTTTAATAACGATGATTGGAAAGATAAACTTGATATGGTTATAGAAGGATTATTTCATAATAATCAAGAAGGATATATTGGAGAAGAAAAGGCAAGAAGTCTTTATAATGTGCCATTTAAATCTAGTATTTCAAGATTTGAAAAATTTGTAAATTGTCCTTTTGCCCATTTTATAAATTTTGGTTTAAAACCACAGGAGAGGAAGGAATATAAAATAAAAACTCCTGATTTAGGTAGATTATTCCATGCTTCGATGGAAAAGTTTGCAAAGACTTTAAAACTAGAAGATTTGAGTTGGAGAGAGCTAAATAGAGAAAAATGTGATGAAATAGTAGAAAAAATAATAGATGAAATAACACCACAATTTGAAAATAATATTCTTTCTAGTTCTTATAGATATAAATATCTTATAAATAAACTTAAAAGAATAAGTAAACGTGCAGTGTGGACTCTTACCGAGCATATAAAAAAAGGTGACTTTAAACCTTCGTTTTATGAATTTGGATTTGGTGATGATTTATACAGTAATGCTCCACCAATTATTATAGAGCTTCCAAATGGAGAGCAGATAAAAATAGAAGGCAGAATAGATAGGATAGATATTTTAGAGGGAGATAAAAGAAGCTATGTAAAAGTTATTGATTATAAATCTGGAAATAAAAAGTTCAGTTTATCTGATGTATATTATGGATTACAAATTCAATTGATAGTCTATTTAGATGCAGTATTAATAAATAAGGATAAACTTATGGTAAATGAAGCATATCCCGGCGGTGTTTTTTACTTTAAATTAGATGATCCAATGGTGGAAAGTGATGGAAATGATATAGAAGCTATAGAAAAAGAAATAATGAAAAAGCTTAAAATGGATGGGATAATCATAAAAGATATAAATATAGCTAAAGCAATGGATAGAGATTTAGAAGATGAAAAAAATTCAAGTGTAATACCTGTATCTTTAAAGAAAGATGGAAATTTTACAAAATATTCTTCTGTGCTTGAAGATGAAGACATGTATAATTTGATAAAACACGTTAGAAATCTTATTATTGAAATTGCAGGAGAAATATTAAAGGGAAATATAAAAATAGAGCCTTGTAAAATAGATAATAGAATATACTGCGAATATTGTGAATATGCCTGTATATGTCAGTTTGACAAAAATTTTGATAACAACAATTATAGGATAATAAGAAAATTATCTGATGAAGAAGTAATTAAAAAAATAAGGGATGAAATAAGGGGTGACCTTAATGCCAAAATGGACTAA
- the thpR gene encoding RNA 2',3'-cyclic phosphodiesterase, which yields MRVFIAIELSDDVKDYIEKRQKIIKKYSEKGNFSYRENFHLTLRFIGEVDYDEIERIKTAVNETACINKEFYLQLGELGYFPRKNKKIIWIGINKGHKNLRSLFNNLEKNLVKQGFNREERGLKPHITIGREVVMRNEFDYIKKQVNIEPLKILVDKISLMESTRINGKLTYIPIYTKNMLSYR from the coding sequence TTGAGAGTTTTTATAGCTATAGAATTATCAGATGATGTTAAAGATTATATAGAAAAAAGACAGAAGATAATTAAAAAATACAGTGAAAAGGGAAATTTTTCTTATAGAGAAAATTTTCATTTGACATTAAGATTTATTGGAGAAGTAGATTATGATGAAATAGAAAGGATTAAAACAGCTGTTAATGAAACAGCATGTATAAATAAAGAGTTTTATTTACAGTTAGGGGAACTTGGATATTTTCCGAGAAAAAATAAAAAAATTATATGGATAGGGATAAATAAAGGGCATAAAAATCTAAGAAGTTTATTTAATAATTTGGAGAAAAATTTAGTAAAGCAGGGTTTTAATAGAGAAGAGAGAGGTTTAAAACCCCATATAACTATAGGTAGAGAAGTAGTTATGCGAAATGAATTTGATTATATAAAAAAACAAGTAAATATAGAACCTTTAAAAATTTTGGTAGATAAAATTTCTTTGATGGAAAGTACTAGGATAAATGGAAAATTAACTTATATACCAATATATACTAAAAATATGTTAAGCTATAGATAA
- the pnpS gene encoding two-component system histidine kinase PnpS, with amino-acid sequence MSYLSNIEEMLITDGNLVNKMVEDKIKEKYFKDIDFSKLAKEYSKQINARITFINRNGVVVGDSEIDKSDLKNIENHMNRPEIKKALKGIIGKSQRYSSTLDINYLYVAVPVVKDGIIYGVTRLAYPLNKINKIYFNFIKKIVISMVIGVAVAMLLGYRYINRITEPIKEITVTAQKISNGDFSSRVYVESEDEVKILADTFNLMAERLNNNISELQDKNTKLKSILTSMKEGLIAIDNSNRIILINSPAKKLFNIEKEDVLKEEIFNLINNEELKISLEKIINDNDLEKIEVAIDEPEMRILKIYKYLIKLNQDPNRIIGKLILIVEVTEMRRLEKMRTEFVANVSHELKTPLTSILGFVETLKNGAIDNEKVRDKFLNIIEIEAERLTRLIDDLLTLSDIESNKLSSNKKEYIDVYEEMIQIKDMMEEIAKQKDIEFICEIQESLPNIYGNRDWFKQMIINLVDNAIKYTPEGGIVRVSAYEKENSIFISVKDTGIGIPKKDIPRLFERFYRVDKARSRKVGGTGLGLAIVKHIVLSFGGKVDVYSEEGKGAEFLVKIPL; translated from the coding sequence ATGAGCTATTTGAGTAATATAGAAGAAATGCTTATTACAGATGGTAATTTAGTAAATAAAATGGTAGAAGATAAGATAAAGGAAAAATATTTTAAAGATATTGATTTTTCAAAGCTTGCTAAAGAATATTCAAAGCAAATAAATGCTCGTATAACATTTATAAATAGAAATGGTGTTGTGGTAGGGGATTCGGAAATTGATAAATCTGATTTAAAAAATATTGAAAATCACATGAATAGACCGGAAATAAAAAAAGCACTTAAAGGTATTATAGGTAAAAGCCAAAGATATAGTAGTACTTTGGATATTAATTATTTGTATGTTGCTGTTCCAGTAGTTAAAGATGGCATTATTTATGGGGTAACAAGATTGGCATATCCTTTAAATAAGATAAATAAAATTTACTTTAATTTTATAAAAAAAATTGTAATATCAATGGTTATTGGTGTAGCTGTAGCAATGCTTCTTGGTTATAGATATATAAACAGAATTACAGAACCTATTAAAGAAATAACTGTTACAGCACAAAAAATATCAAATGGAGATTTTAGCAGTAGAGTTTATGTAGAAAGTGAAGATGAAGTTAAAATACTTGCTGATACATTTAATTTAATGGCAGAGAGATTAAATAATAATATTTCTGAACTTCAGGATAAAAATACAAAACTTAAATCGATATTAACAAGTATGAAAGAAGGTTTAATAGCAATTGATAACAGTAATAGAATAATCTTAATTAATTCACCGGCTAAAAAACTTTTTAATATAGAAAAAGAAGATGTTTTAAAAGAAGAAATTTTTAATTTAATTAACAATGAAGAATTAAAAATTTCTTTGGAAAAAATCATCAATGATAATGATTTAGAAAAGATAGAAGTTGCTATTGATGAACCAGAAATGAGAATATTAAAGATATATAAATATCTTATAAAATTGAATCAGGACCCAAACAGAATTATAGGTAAGCTCATACTAATTGTTGAAGTTACAGAGATGAGAAGACTTGAAAAAATGAGAACAGAATTTGTTGCAAATGTTTCCCATGAACTTAAAACACCTTTGACATCTATATTGGGATTTGTCGAAACTTTGAAAAATGGAGCTATAGATAATGAAAAAGTTAGAGATAAGTTTTTAAATATTATAGAAATTGAAGCAGAAAGATTAACGAGATTAATAGATGATTTGCTTACACTATCTGATATAGAAAGTAATAAGCTTAGCTCAAATAAAAAAGAATATATAGATGTTTATGAAGAAATGATACAAATAAAAGATATGATGGAAGAGATAGCAAAACAAAAAGATATAGAATTTATTTGTGAAATTCAAGAAAGTTTACCTAATATATACGGAAATAGAGATTGGTTTAAGCAGATGATTATTAATTTAGTGGATAATGCAATAAAATACACACCAGAAGGTGGAATTGTAAGAGTTTCTGCTTATGAAAAGGAAAATAGTATATTTATTTCTGTAAAAGATACGGGTATAGGTATTCCTAAAAAAGATATACCTAGATTATTTGAAAGATTTTATAGGGTTGACAAGGCTAGGTCAAGAAAAGTAGGAGGAACGGGACTTGGACTTGCAATAGTAAAGCATATAGTTTTATCTTTTGGCGGAAAAGTCGATGTGTATAGTGAGGAAGGTAAAGGTGCTGAATTTTTAGTTAAAATTCCCCTTTAG